In Microplitis mediator isolate UGA2020A chromosome 2, iyMicMedi2.1, whole genome shotgun sequence, a single window of DNA contains:
- the LOC130663808 gene encoding serine/threonine-protein kinase PLK1-like produces the protein MKITTSECTIETPSDSKININPRSSSLSAYENPNIKRDNAESLSSHTEKMNIPYEMSKESLMVIKDNKSYSKALITSDGRSCSTCAPCTSTVCRTVSSLPASLRDLPINRDTRRASSEPGIFSSSGTAKNKIVISPPPPTATTVMRTSSTTAQGRSSAATARISSLDGLDSLGVLSDTTSRSSNNGPRTNDNQISSSVFASPVNQLVPVNNKSWDNNSAENESSDYVVDSVQGNAYHKGQFLGKGGFARVYLMTDIANGNKYACKIIPKNRMQKIHIQKIAREIMIHKDLNHINVVQMHHYFEDSLNVYMLLEACPRKSLMHVLKYRGKVTEPEARYYMKQMVTGVAYIHSQKVVHRDLKPGNMFLSDGMIVKIGDFGMATRPDGQRRRVTVCGTPNYIAPEVLYKQAHSYEADVWALGCILYALLAGQPPFDTATLKETYSRICNNSYKKLDDSIVSCSGQDLIRWLLQPLPELRPSLERVKEHPYLTMEYVPTKLAHSCCYRMPTLHSPLIDNNVKSSLLAPCSTLPSGSSLSSASSRSSTFQRSPVGAVPLPTLTNVPHIESKPKSIAAIATVKPITPQSQKETQKKSKVGHWLVRKFPKLTKLRHRIGNFLYPDRKKSSESAMMHRALEHCLTEIRYNRTTCNPLPVDGVAPLFITKWIDYSNKYGLCFQLSDRSVGVLFNDSSKMSYTRDRRRVEYTTPDDEVTRYARERDVPTFMHEKLELLRHFTEYMDDHLTNGGEIGDSSTKLSRRNSSSVPRMRRWLRTDKAIAMELTVPLLQVNFFVDHTKIVVSEGARTRDYLVTYIDADRHATSYWLRDLRDCGCTSELYERLNYVCRASREFAHLEHNAACSEISANRAINSRA, from the exons ATGAAGATAACAACGAGTGAGTGTACAATAGAAACTCCGAgtgattcaaaaataaatattaacccTAGGTCATCGTCATTATCGGCGTACGAAAATCCAAACATAAAACGAGATAACGCCGAGTCGTTGAGTAGTCATacggaaaaaatgaacataCCGTACGAAATGAGCAAAGAAAGTTTAATGGTTATCAAAGATAACAAGTCATACTCGAAAGCTTTGATTACCAGTGACGGGAGAAGCTGTTCAACATGTGCGCCGTGCACATCGACAGTGTGTCGGACAGTGTCCTCGCTTCCTGCATCCCTGCGAGACTTGCCAATAAATCGGGACACGAGACGAGCAAGCTCCGAGCCAGGGATTTTTTCAAGCTCTGGTAcggcaaaaaataaaatcgtcaTTTCACCGCCACCACCAACAGCAACAACAGTAATGAGAACATCCTCGACAACGGCACAAGGAAGATCGTCAGCAGCAACTGCGCGGATATCAAGTCTTGACGGGCTTGATTCACTGGGAGTGCTTTCAGATACGACAAGCAGATCGAGCAACAATGGACCAAGGACCAATGACAATCAAATATCTTCTTCAGTATTTGCATCTCCAGTGAATCAACTGGTACCAGTGAATAATAAATCGTGGGACAATAATTCCGCTGAGAATGAGTCCTCTGATTACGTTGTGGATTCAGTCCAGGGCAATGCATATCACAAGGGACAGTTTCTTGGAAAG GGTGGCTTCGCGAGAGTTTATTTGATGACGGACATAGCGAACGGCAATAAATACGCATGTAAAATAATTCCGAAAAACCGTATGCAGAAAATTCACATACAAAAA ATTGCACGTGAAATAATGATTCACAAAGACTTGAATCACATAAACGTTGTGCAAATGCATCATTACTTCGAGGACAGTTTAAATGTTTACATGCTTTTAGAGGCTTGCCCGCGAAAg AGTTTGATGCACGTGCTTAAATACCGAGGTAAAGTTACTGAACCAGAAGCACGCTATTACATGAAACAAATGGTTACCGGTGTAGCCTACATCCACTCGCAGAAAGTCGTTCATCGTGACCTTAAACCCGGCAACATGTTTTTATCCGATGGCATGATTGTTAAAATTGGTGACTTTGGTATGGCAACGCGCCCTGATGGTCAGCGAAGACGTGT AACGGTATGCGGAACACCAAATTATATAGCTCCGGAAGTCCTGTACAAGCAAGCCCACAGTTATGAAGCAGACGTATGGGCTCTGGGATGTATTTTGTATGCCTTGTTAGCCGGTCAACCGCCATTTGATACCGCCACCCTGAAGGAAACCTACTCGAGAATATGTAACAATAGCTACAAGAAACTTGATGACTCTATAGTGAGCTGCAGCGGGCAGGATCTGATTCGTTGGCTTCTTCAACCTTTGCCTGAGCTCCGTCCGTCGCTGGAACGTGTTAAAGAGCATCCGTATCTCACGATGGAATACGTCCCTACAAAATTAGCTCACTCGTGTTGTTACCGTATGCCAACACTTCACAGTCCATTGATTGACAACAATGTTAAATCATCACTGCTTGCACCCTGTTCAACTCTACCTTCCGGCTCTTCTCTGTCTTCCGCCTCATCTAGATCATCAACGTTCCAACGCAGTCCCGTGGGAGCTGTGCCACTACCGACGCTAACCAACGTCCCACACATTGAATCTAAGCCCAAGAGTATTGCTGCGATAGCTACCGTTAAGCCAATCACACCTCAGTCGCAAAAAGAGACACAGAAAAAATCTAAAGTGGGGCATTGGCTTGTCCGCAAATTCCCCAAGCTCACGAAATTGCGTCATAGAATTGGTAATTTCTTGTATCCCGATCGAAAAAAATCTTCTGAAAGCGCAATGATGCACCGCGCATTGGAGCATTGCCTGACAGAGATACGTTACAACAGAACTACGTGTAATCCGCTGCCGGTTGATGGAGTTGCTCCCCTATTTATCACTAAGTGGATAGATTACTCTAATAAGTATGGATTGTGCTTTCAATTGTCAGACCGCTCGGTCGGAGTTCTCTTCAACGATAGCTCCAAGATGAGCTACACTCGGGATCGAAG ACGAGTTGAGTACACGACACCGGATGATGAAGTAACTCGTTACGCTCGTGAACGTGATGTTCCTACATTTATGCACGAGAAGCTTGAACTTCTTCGGCATTTCACTGAATACATGGATGATCACTTAACTAAtg gTGGTGAAATAGGAGACAGTAGCACGAAATTATCGCGAAGAAACTCAAGCAGCGTTCCCAGGATGCGTCGCTGGCTACGCACGGACAAGGCTATCGCGATGGAGTTAACGGTTCCACTGttgcaagttaatttttttgttgatcaTACCAAGATTGTCGTATCAGAAGGCGCACGGACACGAGACTATCTCGTAACTTATATTGATGCTGACAGACATGCTACCTCTTATTGGTTACGCGACTTACGTGACTGTGGTTGTACAAGTGAGCTTTATGAAAGATTAAATTATGTTTGCAGAGCATCACGTGAATTTGCTCACTTGGAGCACAATGCCGCGTGTTCTGAGATTTCAGCAAATCGTGCTATCAACTCACGCGCTTGA
- the LOC130663805 gene encoding fibrillin-1-like produces the protein MMSTWRFLFFLMNFLIAYQGNDAQPKAGAPFKKCCDLGTSWAKEGLRCEKFAGPVEGVPTAEQGLCLESVDICCIRAYHELSCGKGKKNAREGKACVDGNAGKSRIARSLGDYQRDCCEGCKLGILTGSLGQGCALNDFSFGNPWDPAFLECCRETSTTTPASTSSKTEATTKSTRDDNHKITGTTKSMTSSTSSSSRSSALSTEESSDSTDSSLTDTLDDGIPTPPVDDICQLLKNLLCSHICVPTPGSYYCECPEGYVLLEDEQTCRTDTPINRCESDNPCEHRCTDTGTAVKCECDPGFELAKDGHSCQLKPTQVITSTPKPRDKSKDKKKPRCPPGYRFNASVRVCDDVDECLENPCRAREKCENVVGSYVCVSKKRGSKSKFKTQEIQEIQFDFKESCPPGYHWDKQFQVCSDIDECASEINISPCPIDTHFCVNTEGSYACHKLTESKGCPAGFKFNVTKKICQDVDECVEGLHGCLPEVEECRNTEGAYECDIQCRKGFTFSRSLGICVDINECEELYPCPSDKPICINLPGTYQCAGRYSKEEEFDEAKNLDDDDDDDDNNDDDENENEIADERQYEAASKIEDSYLVNDENKSSVGPVSSQLVAACEPGYQWIDNNCFDVNECTEGPGCQDHERCVNRLGGYDCLPLCSTGWYFDRTSKQCRDVDECLLGRHDCSQDTQVCRNTNGSYVCDEIPSCLPGFRRAFNGTCVDIDECIDKLHNCPLHLHQYCVNRVGTFECVTRLPDCTDGYRFSVINKRCEDIDECSTKSPCDTRLQERCVNLPGSYRCDRSIPMAQIPKRRPACPSGYRYDSKSRQCEDIDECAEKVNLCGAEVCYNQPGGYTCARAPTPITEPTTQEDSEIQSTVMPNDPQTCSEGLKYARNRGCVDINECEEVEDACSSNEECVNTVGSYTCNCRIGFRRDNLTQACVDINECQLLENDCLPTQRCDNTLGSYNCVRFLPCGTGYTLNAATEICEDDDECILGTHDCSDGYHCRNTLGSYRCDRNLRGQTWTTRRPPVTSTALTTTTTTMTTTTSTSTTTTPRPRPRPRPRTTQSPAEDTPTRDTPTRDTPTRVKPTRVTPTRVTPTRATPTRATPSRSRVTPTLPDDTRTTAVTSANTPVIGSRNKPEPPSCPRGFESGPSGQCIDIDECYGPSNPCARSPLQRCVNTVGSYRCVSRVICGAGWTLDPATSRCVDLDECATGTHECGPDQTCENRQGGYLCSCPAGHALGPNRECIDIDECSIFNGNVCGSSGRCENTVGSFRCVCDAGFEKSSKGIACQDINECERSPGICQHNCLNIWGSYRCSCKPGYRLNADNRSCVDIDECTEFRENNLCIGICDNTPGSYSCRCPDGYRLGSDARTCQDIDECANGRMCRDPEEICQNTRGSFRCNKIDCPSGYHQDPTRQNRCVRSSRYCPSGDLACFRSPSHFSFNFITFVSMLPLPATGQLELFTMRGTHLPGSVIRFSMALIDARAPPGIMRATESCFALRRPSPSQAVLVLTRSLPGPQDIELDLSMEIYHNNAFAGSAVAKLFIFVTQYEF, from the exons ATGATGTCTACCTGGCGGTTCCTCTTCTTCCTTATGAACTTCTTGATTGCCTACCAAG GTAATGACGCCCAACCGAAGGCGGGAGctccatttaaaaaatgctgCGACCTGGGAACTTCTTGGGCAAAAGAAGGGCTGAGGTGCGAGAAATTTGCAGGACCTGTCGAAGGTGTGCCGACAGCTGAGCAAGGGCTTTGTCTGGAGTCTGTTGACATCTGCTGCATTCGCGCTTATCATGAGTTGAGTTGCGGGAAAGGGAAGAAAAACGCACGAGAAGGAAAAGCTTGCGTTGATGGTAACGCAGGTAAATCGAGAATTGCCAGATCTCTGGGAGATTATCAACGAGACTGCTGTGAAGGATGTAAACTTG GCATCCTCACGGGGTCTTTGGGACAAGGATGTGCGttaaatgatttttcattTGGCAACCCCTGGGATCCAGCTTTTCTTGAGTGTTGTCGGGAAACATCAACGACTACTCCGGCTTCAACTTCTTCTAAAACAGAAGCGACGACCAAATCAACTCGCGATGAcaatcataaaattactggCACCACTAAATCGATGACTTCATCCACGAGTTCAAGTTCAAGATCGAGTGCTTTGTCTACTGAAGAAAGCTCGGATTCGACGGATTCATCGTTGACTGACACTTTGGATGATGGGATACCCACACctc CTGTTGATGACATTTGTCAGCTACTTAAGAATCTTCTCTGCTCGCATATCTGCGTCCCCACTCCGGGGTCTTATTACTGCGAATGCCCAGAAGGATACGTTCTTCTAGAAGATGAACAGACTTGCAGAACAGATACTCCAATAAAtcg aTGTGAATCAGACAACCCGTGCGAGCATCGTTGCACCGACACAGGGACAGCAGTAAAATGTGAATGTGACCCAGGATTCGAACTAGCCAAAGACGGTCACTCATGTCAACTGAAACCCACACAAGTTATTACCAGTACTCCGAAGCCCCGAGACAAGTcgaaggataaaaaaaaacccagaTGTCCTCCTGGTTATCGATTTAACGCAAGTGTTCGCGTTTGCGACG ACGTTGACGAGTGTCTGGAAAACCCTTGCCGGGCGcgggaaaaatgtgaaaatgTCGTGGGGTCTTATGTTTGTGTCTCCAAAAAGAGGGGATCGAAATCAAAGTTCAAGACTCAGGAGATCCAAGAGATCCAGTTTGATTTTAAGGAATCCTGCCCTCCGGGTTATCACTGGGATAAACAATTTCAAGTTTGCTCTG atatcGATGAATGCGcaagtgaaataaatatttccccATGTCCAATAGACActcatttttgtgttaataCTGAAGGAAGCTATGCCTGTCATAAACTTACAGAATCCAAAGGTTGTCCAGCAGGATTTAAATTCAAtgttaccaaaaaaatatgccAAG ACGTTGATGAGTGCGTAGAAGGCCTTCACGGCTGTCTCCCCGAAGTCGAGGAATGCAGAAACACTGAGGGGGCTTACGAGTGTGACATCCAATGTCGTAAAGGTTTCACATTCAGCCGCAGCTTGGGAATATGCGTCG aTATAAATGAGTGCGAGGAATTATATCCTTGTCCGAGCGACAAACCCATTTGCATAAATCTTCCTGGGACTTATCAGTGCGCAGGACGGTATAGTAAAGAAGAGGAGTTTGATgaagcaaaaaatttagacgatgatgatgatgatgatgataataatgacgATGATGAGAACGAGAACGAGATAGCGGATGAACGTCAGTATGAGGCAGCCAGCAAAATAGAGGATAGTTATTTagttaatgatgaaaataaatcatCAGTCGGTCCAGTATCGTCGCAATTGGTCGCGGCATGCGAACCAGGATACCAGTGGATcgataataattgttttgacGTGAATGAATGCACCGAGGGACCAGGATGTCAAGATCATGAACGCTGTGTAAATCGTCTTGGTGGTTACGACTGTTTGCCGCTTTGCAGCACGGGCTGGTACTTTGATCGCACAAGCAAACAGTGCCGTGACGTTGATGAATGTCTTCTAGGTAGACACGATTGCTCCCAAGACACTCAAGTTTGTCGCAATACTAATGGCTCGTATGTATGCGATGAAATTCCTTCGTGTCTACCGGGATTCCGTCGTGCCTTTAATGGCACTTGTGTTGACATTGATGAGTGTATTGATAAACTCCACAATTGTCCGCTGCATTTACACCAGTACTGCGTTAATCGTGTAGGTACTTTTGAGTGCGTTACTCGTCTGCCCGATTGCACTGACGGGTATAGATTTTCTGTCATCAACAAGAGGTGTGAAGATATTGACGAGTGCAGCACAAAGTCCCCGTGCGATACAAGACTTCAAGAGCGATGTGTTAATTTACCTGGGTCATATCGCTGTGACAGGTCTATTCCCATGGCGCAAATTCCGAAGAGACGTCCAGCCTGTCCTTCGGGATACAGATATGACTCTAAATCACGTCAATGtgaag ATATTGACGAATGTGCGGAGAAAGTGAACTTGTGTGGAGCAGAAGTATGTTACAATCAACCAGGTGGTTATACGTGTGCTCGAGCACCTACACCGATAACTGAACCAACAACTCAAGAGGACAGCGAAATTCAATCAACCGTAATGCCAAATGATCCTCAAACCTGTTCAGAAGGACTCAAGTACGCAAGAAATCGTGGCTGTGTGGACATTAACGAATGCGAAGAAGTTGAAGACGCTTGTAGCAGCAACGAAGAGTGTGTAAATACTGTTGGAAGTTACACGTGCAACTGTCGGATAGGTTTTCGACGAGATAATTTAACTCAG gcGTGTGTAGATATAAATGAATGTCAGCTGCTGGAAAATGATTGCCTGCCAACTCAACGATGCGATAACACACTTGGTAGTTACAACTGCGTGAGATTTTTACCCTGCGGAACTGGTTACACATTGAATGCCGCAACAGAAATATGCGAAGACGACGACGAGTGTATTCTTGGAACCCACGATTGCAGTGACGGGTATCATTGTCGTAATACACTTGGGTCTTATCGTTGCGATAGAAATCTAAGAGGTCAAACATGGACGACAAGACGACCACCCGTAACATCAACTGCTttaacaacaacaacgacGACGATGACAACAACAACATCCACATCTACAACTACAACTCcgagaccaagaccaagaccacgACCAAGAACAACACAATCACCAGCAGAAGATACACCAACAAGAGATACGCCAACAAGAGATACACCAACAAGAGTTAAACCAACAAGAGTTACGCCAACAAGAGTTACGCCAACAAGGGCTACACCAACAAGAGCTACACCATCACGATCAAGAGTAACACCAACATTACCAGATGATACTAGAACAACAGCAGTAACATCAGCAAATACACCAGTAATTGGATCACGTAATAAACCAGAACCGCCTTCCTGTCCACGTGGATTTGAATCTGGACCAAGTGGTCAGTGCATTGATATCGACGAATGTTACGGGCCATCGAATCCGTGTGCCCGTTCACCTCTTCAGCGATGCGTAAATACCGTAGGCTCTTATCGCTGCGTCTCACGAGTGATTTGTGGAGCCGGATGGACCCTGGATCCTGCAACATCGCGGTGCGTTGATCTAGACGAGTGCGCTACGGGCACACATGAATGCGGACCGGATCAAACATGTGAGAACCGACAAGGCGGATATTTGTGTTCTTGCCCAGCTGGACATGCACTCGGACCGAATCGAGAGTGCATCGACATTGACGAATGCAGTATATTCAATGGTAATGTCTGCGGGAGCAGTGGACGCTGTGAAAATACCGTTGGATCATTTCGCTGTGTCTGCGACGCGGGTTTCGAGAAATCTTCAAAAGGAATTGCCTGTCAGGATATCAACGAATGCGAAAGAAGTCCAGGAATATGCCAGCACAACTGCCTCAACATTTGGGGCAGCTATCGATGCAGTTGCAAGCCCGGGTATCGGCTCAATGCCGACAATAGATCTTGCGTTGACATCGACGAGTGTACCGAGTTCCGAGAAAACAATCTCTGCATTGGTATTTGCGACAATACACCCGGTAGTTACTCTTGTCGTTGTCCTGATGGTTACAGACTCGGTAGCGATGCCAGAACTTGTCAAg ACATTGATGAGTGTGCCAACGGACGCATGTGTCGTGATCCTGAAGAAATCTGTCAGAATACACGTGGCAGTTTTCGctgtaataaaattgattgtCCATCCGGTTATCACCAGGATCCCACTCGACAGAA tcGATGTGTCCGCTCATCTCGGTACTGCCCAAGCGGTGATCTCGCTTGTTTCCGATCGCCTTCGCACTTTTCCTTCAACTTCATCACCTTCGTCAGCATGCTCCCACTACCAGCAACAGGCCAATTAGAATTATTTACAATGCGCGGCACTCACTTACCCGGGTCAGTTATCAGATTCAGCATGGCGTTGATTGACGCTCGTGCACCACCGGGAATAATGCGCGCCACCGAATCCTGCTTCGCTCTAAGGCGGCCGAGTCCTTCCCAAGCGGTGCTGGTGCTCACCCGCAGCCTTCCTGGACCGCAGGACATCGAGCTGGACCTCAGCATGGAGATTTACCACAACAACGCTTTCGCCGGCAGCGCAGTAGCTAAACTCTTTATTTTCGTAACtcagtatgaattttaa